The proteins below come from a single Candidatus Delongbacteria bacterium genomic window:
- a CDS encoding histidine kinase: MQRRVNEILLVASEYDAFILAQDGQLQDLILSEFVNMNLYHAPKITRVARASRALAMLSAGRETREPEEEDSASSGTYDLILMTTNVGDMHVLEFARSLRNSGVQVPVILLAYENRELEELLERSEMEYVDQVFVWQGDFRILLAIVKYVEDFWNLEHDTKVMGVQVIILIEDNIRFYSSFLPNIYTEVVKQSQRLIFDGLNLAHRMLRQKARPKILLCTDYDQAWTFFERYADFVLGIITDLEYPKGGVNIPDAGAQFARQVRGRFPDMPVMIQSSQPRVMEYADLLNTAVARKDSPTLLKELRTFMQENFGFGDFVFRLEDGTEIARARDLQTLERILTEIPDATLEYHASRDHFSKWLKARTEFGLARKLQARKVDSYPSMDDLRNDLIACIRNFRLDRTRGVIAEFKSDTFDPTNSFAQLGQGSMGGKARGLSFVRHLINRHELWNSVPGVCITIPPAVMLNTGVFDDFMELNGLEEFAVSEPDDQKILARFLDSEFPPAYIDSLKAIVQLMDYPLAVRSSSLLEDSQYQPFAGIYRTCMLPNSSHDPEIRLEYLLRAIKMTYASTYSREAKAYIDSTPYRLEEEKMGVIIQKLVGQRHGDRFYPSMAGVARSWNFYPSGPMKAEDGVANVVLGLGRMVVDGGSSLRFCPRYPQHHSQFGTMRDYLDYSQKVYYGLDLGHTGEGVVDDNSLPSWKVAEAEKEGTLGPVASVFSPENNAVYDGLSRPGVRLVTFAPILKHSLFPLPEVLVKVLKLGTRGMSRPVEIEFTAQLGVEGDELPEFNVVQMRPLVLTREVEEIHLEQIPEATRLCYSTQVLGAGNLELNDIICVNYANYERRRSKDAALEVGKLNARLKQLKRRYLLIGVGRWGSSDPWLGIPVSWDQINGASVIIESGFKDFIVTPSQGSHFFQNLSSLGIGYFTVNPDEHDGSLDWEFLATHPAEEEGELFRHLHFQHPFTIRMDGRRGCGVVIKPEA; the protein is encoded by the coding sequence ATCCAGCGCCGGGTGAACGAGATCCTGCTGGTGGCCAGCGAGTACGACGCCTTCATTCTGGCCCAGGACGGACAGCTGCAGGACCTGATCCTCAGCGAATTCGTCAACATGAATCTGTACCACGCCCCCAAGATCACCCGGGTGGCGCGGGCCAGCCGGGCCCTGGCCATGCTCTCCGCGGGGCGCGAGACGCGCGAGCCGGAAGAGGAGGACAGCGCCTCCAGCGGCACCTACGACCTGATTCTGATGACCACCAACGTGGGCGACATGCACGTGCTGGAGTTCGCGCGCAGCCTGCGCAACTCGGGCGTGCAGGTGCCCGTGATCCTGCTGGCCTACGAGAACCGCGAACTCGAGGAGCTGCTGGAACGCAGCGAGATGGAGTACGTGGACCAGGTCTTCGTCTGGCAGGGGGACTTTCGCATCCTGCTGGCCATCGTGAAGTATGTCGAGGATTTCTGGAACCTCGAGCACGACACCAAGGTGATGGGCGTGCAGGTGATCATCCTCATCGAAGACAACATCCGCTTCTATTCCAGTTTTCTGCCCAACATCTATACCGAAGTGGTGAAACAGTCGCAGCGGCTGATCTTCGACGGCCTCAATCTGGCGCACCGCATGCTGCGCCAGAAGGCGCGCCCCAAGATTCTGCTCTGCACCGATTACGACCAGGCCTGGACCTTCTTCGAACGTTACGCGGACTTCGTGCTGGGCATCATCACCGATCTGGAGTACCCCAAGGGCGGAGTGAACATCCCGGATGCGGGGGCCCAGTTCGCCCGCCAGGTCCGCGGCCGATTTCCCGACATGCCCGTGATGATCCAGAGCAGCCAGCCCCGCGTGATGGAGTACGCCGACCTGCTGAACACGGCGGTGGCCCGCAAGGACTCGCCGACCCTGCTCAAGGAACTGCGCACCTTCATGCAGGAGAATTTCGGCTTCGGAGACTTTGTCTTTCGCCTCGAGGACGGCACCGAGATCGCGCGCGCCCGTGACCTGCAGACCCTTGAGCGGATTCTGACCGAGATTCCCGATGCCACCCTCGAGTATCACGCCAGCCGCGACCATTTCTCCAAGTGGCTCAAGGCCCGCACCGAGTTCGGGCTGGCGCGCAAGCTCCAGGCCCGCAAGGTGGACAGTTATCCCAGCATGGACGATCTGCGCAACGACCTGATCGCCTGCATCCGCAACTTCCGTCTGGACCGCACGCGTGGCGTGATTGCCGAGTTCAAGAGCGACACCTTCGATCCCACCAACAGTTTCGCCCAGCTGGGGCAGGGATCCATGGGCGGCAAGGCCCGCGGTCTCAGTTTCGTGCGCCATCTGATCAACCGCCACGAGCTCTGGAACAGCGTACCGGGAGTCTGCATCACGATTCCGCCCGCGGTGATGCTCAACACGGGTGTCTTCGACGATTTCATGGAACTCAACGGGCTGGAAGAGTTTGCCGTGAGCGAACCCGACGACCAGAAGATCCTGGCCCGTTTCCTGGATTCGGAATTCCCGCCGGCCTACATCGACTCGCTGAAAGCCATCGTGCAACTGATGGACTATCCGCTGGCCGTGCGTTCGAGCAGCCTGCTGGAGGACAGCCAGTACCAGCCCTTCGCGGGTATCTACCGCACCTGCATGCTGCCCAACAGCAGCCATGATCCGGAAATCCGGCTCGAATACCTGCTGCGCGCGATCAAGATGACCTATGCCTCCACCTATTCGCGTGAGGCCAAGGCCTACATCGATTCCACGCCCTATCGTCTCGAGGAGGAGAAGATGGGCGTGATCATCCAGAAACTTGTCGGTCAGCGCCACGGCGACCGTTTCTACCCCAGCATGGCCGGAGTGGCGCGCAGCTGGAACTTCTATCCCAGTGGCCCCATGAAAGCCGAAGACGGGGTGGCCAATGTGGTCCTGGGGCTGGGCCGGATGGTCGTGGACGGCGGCAGCAGCCTGCGCTTCTGCCCGCGTTATCCCCAGCACCATTCGCAGTTCGGCACCATGCGCGACTATCTGGACTACTCGCAGAAGGTGTATTACGGGCTGGATCTGGGGCACACGGGAGAAGGCGTGGTGGACGACAACAGTCTGCCTTCATGGAAGGTGGCCGAAGCGGAGAAGGAGGGCACTCTGGGGCCGGTGGCTTCGGTATTCTCACCGGAGAACAACGCGGTCTACGACGGCCTGTCCCGGCCGGGCGTGCGGCTGGTGACCTTTGCGCCCATTCTCAAGCACAGCCTGTTCCCGCTGCCGGAAGTGCTTGTGAAGGTCCTCAAGCTGGGCACTCGCGGCATGAGTCGCCCGGTGGAAATCGAATTCACCGCCCAGCTGGGTGTCGAAGGGGATGAACTGCCCGAATTCAATGTGGTGCAGATGCGGCCCCTGGTGCTGACCCGGGAAGTGGAAGAGATCCATCTGGAGCAGATTCCCGAAGCCACACGTCTGTGTTACAGCACCCAGGTGCTGGGCGCGGGCAATCTGGAACTGAACGACATCATCTGCGTGAACTACGCCAACTACGAACGCCGCCGCAGCAAGGACGCCGCGCTCGAAGTGGGCAAGCTGAATGCGCGCCTGAAGCAACTCAAGCGTCGCTACCTGCTGATCGGCGTGGGGCGCTGGGGTTCCAGCGATCCCTGGCTGGGCATTCCCGTAAGCTGGGACCAGATCAACGGCGCCAGCGTGATCATCGAGTCGGGTTTCAAGGATTTCATCGTGACCCCCTCGCAGGGCTCACACTTCTTCCAGAATCTCAGTTCACTGGGCATCGGCTATTTCACCGTGAATCCCGACGAGCACGATGGCAGCCTGGATTGGGAATTCCTGGCGACCCATCCCGCCGAAGAGGAGGGCGAACTGTTCCGTCACCTGCACTTCCAGCATCCATTCACGATCCGCATGGACGGACGGCGCGGCTGTGGAGTGGTGATCAAGCCGGAGGCCTGA
- a CDS encoding DUF4256 domain-containing protein, with protein MKAAERKALLGILAERFERHPARHAGIPWSAVRARLEADPAALEVLQRMEQTGGEPDLIGQDGKTRDYIFCDCAPESPAGRRSLCYDRAALDARKQNKPAGCAMEMAEEIGIQLLDEDQYRQLQTLGEFDRKTSSWVSTPAETRKLGGALFCDRRYDRVFVYHNGAESYYAARGFRGQLRIKG; from the coding sequence ATGAAGGCCGCTGAACGCAAGGCACTGCTCGGCATCCTGGCTGAGCGCTTCGAACGACATCCGGCCCGGCATGCGGGCATCCCGTGGTCCGCGGTCCGGGCCCGCCTGGAGGCCGATCCCGCGGCTCTTGAGGTCCTGCAGCGGATGGAGCAGACCGGTGGAGAGCCGGACCTGATCGGCCAGGACGGCAAGACACGCGACTACATCTTCTGCGATTGCGCGCCCGAGAGCCCCGCGGGCAGGCGCAGCCTGTGTTACGATCGCGCGGCCCTGGACGCCCGCAAGCAGAACAAGCCCGCGGGCTGCGCCATGGAAATGGCCGAAGAAATTGGAATCCAGCTTCTGGACGAGGACCAGTACCGCCAATTGCAGACACTGGGCGAGTTCGATCGCAAGACCTCGAGCTGGGTCAGCACACCGGCGGAAACGCGCAAGCTGGGTGGCGCCCTGTTCTGCGACCGGCGCTACGACCGGGTCTTCGTCTATCACAATGGTGCGGAGTCATACTACGCGGCGCGCGGCTTTCGTGGCCAGCTGCGGATCAAGGGCTGA
- a CDS encoding citrate (Si)-synthase, eukaryotic, translating into MFSLKARLAEEIGPMRERVNLLRTVHGDKVISECTISQAIGGMRSVKCMVSDISALDPMEGIKFRGYSIPEIREKLPKVAGGREPLPEGLLWLLMTGKLPTQAETAEVTAELHRRSGLPAHVLAVLDALPMNTHPMTMFIAGITAMQTQSQFAVRYHDGMRKEEYWDPAFEDAMTIIAQLPELAARIYRRKYKNSEYITADTSLDWAGNFAHMIGLDNPDFKMLMRLYQVIHSDHEAGNVSAHTTHLVGSALTDPFLSLAAGIAGLAGPLHGLANQEVLRWVTDLQARMGVDVPTEAQLEKALWDTLNSGQVIPGFGHAVLRQTDPRYMAQREFALHNLPDDPLFRLVSMIYEIAPRVLTEHGKTKNPWPNVDAHSGCLLVHYGMTEHDYYTVLFGVSRAIGVLSNLVWSRALGFALERPKSVTTDWLLAQVQN; encoded by the coding sequence ATGTTCAGTCTTAAAGCCCGACTGGCCGAAGAAATCGGTCCGATGCGTGAACGCGTGAACCTGCTGCGCACGGTTCATGGGGACAAAGTGATCAGCGAATGCACCATCTCCCAGGCCATCGGTGGCATGCGCTCCGTGAAGTGCATGGTCTCCGACATTTCGGCGCTGGACCCGATGGAAGGCATCAAGTTCCGCGGCTACTCCATCCCCGAGATCCGCGAGAAGCTGCCCAAGGTGGCCGGCGGACGCGAACCCCTGCCCGAAGGGCTGCTCTGGCTGCTGATGACGGGCAAGCTGCCCACCCAGGCCGAAACCGCCGAAGTCACCGCCGAGCTGCATCGCCGTTCCGGTCTGCCCGCCCACGTGCTGGCCGTCCTTGACGCCCTGCCCATGAACACCCATCCGATGACGATGTTCATCGCGGGCATCACGGCCATGCAGACCCAGAGCCAGTTCGCCGTGCGCTACCACGATGGCATGCGCAAGGAAGAGTACTGGGATCCGGCTTTCGAAGACGCCATGACCATCATCGCCCAGCTGCCCGAGCTGGCCGCGCGGATCTACCGCCGCAAGTACAAGAACTCCGAGTACATCACGGCCGACACGAGCCTGGACTGGGCCGGCAACTTCGCCCACATGATCGGGCTGGACAACCCGGACTTCAAGATGCTGATGCGTCTCTATCAGGTCATCCACAGCGATCACGAAGCGGGCAACGTGAGTGCGCACACCACCCATCTGGTGGGCAGTGCCCTGACCGATCCCTTCCTCTCTCTGGCGGCGGGAATCGCCGGACTGGCCGGACCGCTGCACGGCCTTGCCAACCAGGAAGTGCTGCGCTGGGTCACCGACCTGCAGGCCCGGATGGGCGTCGACGTGCCCACCGAAGCCCAGCTGGAAAAGGCCCTCTGGGATACGCTGAATTCGGGTCAGGTCATTCCGGGCTTCGGCCACGCGGTACTGCGGCAGACCGACCCGCGCTACATGGCCCAGCGGGAATTCGCCCTGCACAATCTGCCCGATGATCCGCTCTTCCGCCTGGTCAGCATGATCTACGAGATCGCCCCGCGCGTGCTGACCGAGCACGGCAAGACCAAGAACCCCTGGCCCAACGTCGATGCCCATTCGGGCTGCCTGCTGGTGCACTACGGCATGACCGAACACGACTACTACACCGTGCTCTTCGGTGTCAGCCGCGCCATCGGCGTGCTCAGCAACCTGGTCTGGAGCCGCGCTCTTGGTTTTGCCCTCGAGCGCCCCAAGAGCGTGACCACCGACTGGCTGCTGGCCCAGGTCCAGAACTGA
- a CDS encoding S8 family serine peptidase: MRISLWIALTCTGFACQNALAREAETAAFVPGVVLVRFEHPVTPDQASLLLDAGLFTVDQRIYDRLSIYRVKLSEGLEVPEALELLDRNKNLRWAQADHLTHERDTVPDDPMFPSQWNMSIISAPQAWDLGTGGVDVLGRQIVTAICDGGMEMTHPELSGNLWVNTGETPGNGVDDDGNGYIDDVNGWDGYNNDGSIPTNGHGTHVSGIAGASGNNGTQVCGINWNSTLMPVACSSNSTSIVSTGYNYVANMKALWFSSQGAQGANIVSTNSSFGVNQADCQSGSYPIWNDLYDDMGALGILSAGATANANFNVDVVGDVPTSCSSDWLITVTNTTSVDVKYSQAGYGLTTIDLGAPGTSVLSTYTGGSTSTLTGTSMATPHVTGAISYLHSVASADFANYYMLFPAEAALLIKQWIMDGTDQLAALDGITVSGGRLNLAASAALAAAFNNGPSPLMDLTAPSLSFSLPANASETAQLSLANVGEEGSSLNWSVTIREPVQALRDMTGSLLEVPQTSYSSTDTLVLDLSALNGSADQEWMAAVTLELPTGVTVISASNLVSDVEETRFLSWDGINGASVVHWTDQDGGWGNIFPSEHALGRIFLDASGASGSIEFTWTIEGDVFGGEPHTVTGGFGLDPSGPGISVGQPLDGANWPIGSQHNITWNTHLVDGPITIRLSRNAGLDWETLASDESNDGSYPWLVSGPPTSEALVEVSLPSEALADVSGMFRISQPLTWLSINPQSGELADGLSQVLGLDLDTADLFPGSYSAELFFQSNSGNQILPVQLLVTAGGDLEAPLVQILSGGGIIQLSWPSVPGALSYRVEGRQTSADAWHPVETVDGTSWQQPLSLGMSQFRVIALQ; the protein is encoded by the coding sequence ATGAGAATCTCCCTGTGGATTGCCTTGACCTGTACCGGGTTCGCCTGCCAGAATGCACTGGCTCGCGAAGCCGAGACCGCAGCCTTCGTGCCCGGTGTGGTGCTGGTGCGTTTCGAGCACCCGGTGACACCCGATCAGGCGTCGCTGCTGCTGGATGCTGGCCTCTTCACGGTGGACCAACGGATCTACGACCGCCTGAGCATCTACCGGGTGAAGCTGTCGGAAGGGCTTGAGGTTCCGGAAGCTCTGGAACTGCTGGACCGGAACAAGAACCTGCGCTGGGCCCAGGCCGATCACCTCACCCACGAGCGCGACACCGTTCCCGACGATCCAATGTTCCCGTCCCAGTGGAACATGTCCATCATTTCGGCACCCCAGGCCTGGGATCTGGGCACCGGGGGCGTCGACGTCCTGGGGCGCCAGATCGTGACGGCGATCTGCGACGGGGGCATGGAAATGACCCACCCTGAGCTGAGCGGAAATCTCTGGGTCAACACGGGCGAAACGCCCGGCAATGGCGTGGACGATGACGGCAATGGCTACATCGACGACGTCAACGGCTGGGATGGCTACAACAACGACGGCAGCATTCCCACCAACGGGCACGGGACTCACGTCTCCGGCATTGCAGGGGCCAGCGGAAACAACGGGACCCAGGTCTGCGGCATCAACTGGAACAGCACGCTGATGCCCGTGGCCTGCAGCAGCAATTCCACCTCGATCGTCTCCACCGGTTACAATTATGTGGCCAACATGAAGGCCCTCTGGTTCAGCAGCCAGGGGGCGCAGGGTGCCAACATCGTGAGCACCAATTCCAGTTTCGGGGTGAATCAGGCCGACTGTCAATCCGGCAGCTACCCGATCTGGAACGATCTCTACGACGACATGGGTGCACTGGGCATTCTGTCGGCGGGCGCCACGGCCAATGCCAACTTCAATGTGGATGTGGTGGGAGATGTGCCCACCAGTTGCAGCAGCGACTGGCTGATCACGGTGACCAACACCACCTCGGTCGATGTCAAGTACAGCCAGGCGGGTTATGGTCTCACCACGATCGATCTTGGCGCTCCCGGCACCTCCGTGCTCTCCACGTATACAGGCGGATCCACGAGCACGCTCACCGGCACCTCGATGGCCACTCCCCATGTGACCGGCGCGATTTCCTATCTGCACAGCGTGGCCAGTGCCGACTTCGCCAATTATTACATGCTCTTTCCCGCGGAGGCCGCGCTGCTGATCAAGCAGTGGATCATGGACGGCACGGATCAGCTTGCCGCCCTCGACGGGATCACCGTCAGCGGCGGTCGCCTCAATCTGGCTGCATCCGCGGCTCTGGCGGCCGCTTTCAACAACGGCCCCTCACCGCTGATGGATCTGACGGCTCCGTCGCTTTCCTTCAGCCTGCCCGCCAATGCCTCCGAGACGGCCCAGCTGTCTCTCGCCAACGTTGGCGAGGAAGGCAGCTCACTGAACTGGAGCGTCACCATACGGGAGCCCGTGCAGGCCCTGCGCGACATGACCGGCTCGCTGCTCGAGGTGCCCCAGACCAGTTACTCCAGCACGGACACCCTGGTACTGGACCTCTCGGCCCTCAACGGCAGTGCGGACCAGGAGTGGATGGCCGCCGTGACACTGGAACTGCCGACCGGAGTCACCGTGATCTCCGCCTCCAACCTGGTCTCGGACGTGGAGGAGACCCGTTTCCTGTCCTGGGATGGCATCAACGGCGCCAGCGTGGTGCACTGGACAGACCAGGATGGCGGCTGGGGCAACATCTTTCCCAGCGAACACGCGCTGGGCCGGATTTTCCTGGATGCCAGCGGAGCCAGCGGCAGCATCGAGTTCACCTGGACCATCGAGGGCGATGTCTTCGGGGGCGAGCCGCACACGGTCACAGGCGGGTTCGGTCTGGACCCCAGCGGCCCCGGCATCTCGGTGGGCCAGCCACTTGACGGTGCCAACTGGCCCATCGGCAGTCAGCACAACATCACCTGGAACACGCACCTCGTGGATGGCCCGATCACGATCCGTCTCAGCCGCAACGCGGGCCTCGACTGGGAAACCCTGGCAAGTGACGAAAGCAACGACGGCAGTTATCCCTGGCTGGTCAGCGGTCCGCCGACCAGCGAGGCTCTGGTGGAGGTGAGTCTGCCCTCCGAGGCTCTGGCCGACGTGAGCGGAATGTTCCGGATCTCGCAGCCCCTGACCTGGCTCAGCATCAACCCCCAGTCGGGTGAACTGGCCGACGGCCTCAGCCAGGTGCTGGGACTGGACCTGGACACGGCCGATCTGTTTCCGGGCAGCTACTCCGCGGAGCTCTTCTTCCAGTCGAACTCGGGCAACCAGATACTTCCCGTGCAGCTGCTGGTGACGGCCGGAGGAGATCTGGAAGCCCCCCTGGTCCAGATTCTTTCCGGGGGCGGAATCATCCAGCTGAGCTGGCCCAGCGTACCCGGTGCCCTGAGCTACCGGGTGGAAGGCCGTCAGACGTCCGCGGACGCCTGGCACCCCGTGGAGACGGTTGACGGCACCAGCTGGCAGCAGCCATTGTCGTTGGGCATGAGCCAGTTCCGGGTGATCGCGCTTCAGTAA